Sequence from the Prunus persica cultivar Lovell chromosome G5, Prunus_persica_NCBIv2, whole genome shotgun sequence genome:
ttgtgagTTAGTTCTGTATTGATTTAGCATAGACATATGACATTGGTAAAATTCCAATGTAGTTGTAATATGAAATTACTTGTTAATCGAAAGCCCTTGCAACTtctttattctatttttatcATTCACTGTATTGTTTGTTTAATTGTGTACAGAACTAGCAATATGCAAATTCATTTGACCACTACTTCAGCATTTgtcatttatttttacttttttttaccTTTCTTCTGAATCTTTTAATTTCAAGGtcaataataaagaaaataattattcgCATCTTCATtcgttttcctttttcttttggtgaaACGAGTTGCATCTTCGTTCTTCAATCATAAATTAACCATAAGAACGAAACAAGCAGTTTCTAAATCAGCCTATAGTTACTTTACAATTACCActaacagaaaaataaaaaataaaaaatccccGTCTTCTACTCTCTTTCTTAGCCTGATTTACCTATACAACATCTATCATGACGGGGTCCTATCCAAAATTTTGATGTAacgaggaaaaagaaagaggaactAAATGTTATGTTACAGGAAAATGAATTGAATTCTAAACTAAGGAGAGGATTAGTGTGATTTGTACACGATTTCATGGTACAGCAGGAGTGTGCTTTACAATCCCAAAGGCATCTTCCTTGGTGCTGTACAGTTTATGCCAAACGAATGGTGAAAGCCAGAACCAGATTTCCTAGGCTGAATCAAGACTGAACTTGCTCTCTCAGAAGGATGCCAGAGGGGCCAGATCCAACATCATGATGGCATTCGAAACCAGATTGCCTAGGGAACCTTTGCTTCTCAATTAATGGTATAGAACTGTCGAGTGAAAGCCAAGGTCTGGTCCCTTTGTACGATATCCAACATGATTGATCAGTTGACCATGTTCATCTGATTGAACATCTTGTCAAGCATGTATAAGTTAAGCTTCATGCATTCAGTTCAAATGCCGGAGGACTCAACTAGTTGCCCCTTCCCCTCATCCAAACAAAACCTTGAAGGGCTTTCCTTTGCACAAGTACTGAGAAAAGGATTCTGACCAGGGTCCTAAAAACAATATGCACCTTGCCACTGGTTAGAAACATTGCAACCGAACACTCTTATGTATGGCAGGAGAGCTCAATTTCCCCATGCAGTGGTAGCATGACTATAATCTTCACCTATTGTGTTACTTTTTTGTGTGAGGTTAATGCCCTTGGCCTTTCCATTTCAGCTTCCTTATcggctttctttttctccaattCAGCCTGTTTGCAATTCCCTTTGTGTGCTTTCCAAAACAACTTAACAACTATAATTTTCACCTATTTTGTTGCCTTTTTTGTGAGATTAATGCCCTTGGCCTTTTCCATTTCAGCTTCCTTAtctgctttcttcttctccatttcagCCTGTTTGCCATTCTCTTCGTGTGCTTTCCGAAACAACTTAACAAAATTTGAGAGAGTTGCAGTAACTGCATTCATCAAAACAGGGTTCAATATGTTTGCAGTCAGCTTCAGAATGACTACATGAAAAGAGTAAATAAGCCTATGTAAAGTGATATAACCCCCCTCCCCTCCCCCACCGAAAATAAAAGACCTGTATAATGGACCCACTCAAAACATATACTCTTGGGGAATGCAAGAATGTACTACAATGTTTATACCATTGTAGGCAGCATCTGGGCCTCTTGCTAATTTCAGTATCTAAAGAATCAATATCACATCCACAACTAACCTTGCTCAAATGGACAGCGGGCAGGATCCTCACCAAAATATAATGCAAGTGCATCTGCATTTCTACCCTGTCCGTCAAAATCAAATGATAAAGTTATGatcataaaatacaaaataacaCTGATGAAAGGAGACGGTTCACAATTCGCATATTACCACCACAGAATATAGGTTTGTCACAGATGTCACTTCGGTCTCAGCAACAGTAGTGAACTCTTTCAATGTCTAGAAATTTCaacaatgaaaacaagaacaaaaattttTTAAGGGCACCGATAAAGAAACcagacaaagaaaataaaggcatTCACTAAGCCTTAAAAGcattaaaaagagaaagactACATACCTTATGGAAAACCTCTGACACAGGGCCATCATTTTCTGATGCCCCCAGCTCCTGTTTGACCTTTTCTAACCCCTTGATTATAGCTTGCATTTCTTCTGCTAAAGACTTCAATTGTATCTGCATGGAAGCGAGATCTGTCACATACAAATCTAACTACAATGCTTAGaattaaaatcaatgaaaCAGATGGGCACCTTTGTTGCAGGTTCAAGGCTGACAAGGTCCCGGTGAAAATCAAGAAGTCCTGGTGATTTAGAAGCAAGGGTCTAAGACACAAGAAAGCCAAAGCTGAGATTCAAATTATAACAGTATTTTCATTTATACAAAACACAGATAATATGTCCATCTGAAAGAGAACTTGTATGCATAAACATATGGCAAGGAAGACATAAATTTTGCAAGCAATCATCTCTTATTCATCAGTTCTCAATCAGTTTAACACTAAGCAAAGCATATAGTTTTCCTGCTTCCAATCATACTATTATCTCAAGGAGAAACTAAAACATCTTTCCTTATGGTTTTTTGGACAAGACCATTGGGGTTGGGAATCAACTGGCATCACTTAAATCATCTAGCCACACagcataattcaatttttcttttttcttttgaaaaggAACTGatattgtattaaaaaacacaaaagaagcTACAATGATACTGGACTAGATGCCCACCTCAACAATACAAGAAAGCAATTTGATTGACAACTCAACAATACAACACCACACAGAGCATAAATGTTAACCTGGCATATCATATTTAAAGAGTACCTAGGATTTTATCCAGAATAATATACATCCAGTCGCTCTGAGTTTACtacatgaattttctttcttatataTAACTAGCTCACATTGAGCCACAAAACATAAGTTTCATTgcataaccaaaaaaatttaagaaacaTACCTTACAAAGATAATGCATGAGTGTCATCTTACTATTAATGGAACGCGTATCATAGAGCTTCGGTAGACTGTCCAATTTGAACCCAACAGCAGAACCTGCATAAAACATTTGAcaattcattttatttcacCAAGGCTACTTCGGGAAATATTATTGCATTATTGTGAAACCAGTTTtgtaatacaaaaaataagtatgcaagaaaaatcagaaaaataacataaaactAAGCCAAGTGCAAAGAGATGGTTTCAAATATAATGGATGCTATTGCCGGTCTTGGTTGTCAAGGATAAATTCCTAGGCCCATCTAAAAATTCCATGATCAAGTCCTTGGTATCAGCTTAAAAAATTGTGCACATTTCCAGCATGTGAAGCACATGCCTCAGAATAAAGTTGGGCATAGACCATAGACTGTAGAAGCCTAAGTGAATTATTTACTGGCCAATGCATAGAAGAAAGTGATGCAAAGATTAATCAATCTTTCTCTTCGAACCCAACAGTGCTCTGAACTTCCAAACAGAAGCACAATGCATAGAAGAAAGTGATGCAAAGATTAATCAAAGCTTTCTCTTCGAACCCAACAGTGCTCTGAATTTTCAAACAGCAGCACAATGTTCCCCAAGGTATTGCATATGGTTAAATCAAATGGCACACAAGCTTCTAAAAGCTATTCAGAGACCTGAGGCAGTGCTACTTCCCAGTCTACAACATTGACCATGCTACTCATGGAGATGTAAAATAGCCCAAGTATCTACTTTAAGAAACATATAAAAGAACCTTCCTACTATGCCCTAAGTCAAGAAACATAAAAACACTTCCGCTACAACTTACCCCTTGCAGTTCCTTGGTTCAGTGTGTTCCCCAGAAAAAGAATACTCTTCATAATTTCCTTCAACTTGCCAGAGTTCCGAACCTAATTGAGCAGTAATCGATTACCAAGTTAAAACTGGTGTCTATAAACTGCAGGAAGCAATTCATTCTTAGTAGTGACATACCTCCTCGCATGCAGAGTTTACTGtgtttaaactttttttgaaTTCCGAAACCTGTAAAAGAGTTAAATAATCAGGCAATGATGCAAAGAAGACATTATTTAGGTCACATTTACTGACatcagggaaaaaaaaaacagatactACCAAACCTGAGAGCCGAACTGAATCTTGAAAGAAAATACTCTCAACTTTGACTCCACCCGAGGCACTTTCATCAACTCCAAAAAGTACTGAAACATAACAAATGTACATAGACTTTATATGTCTGACAATTATTTATAGCTGTAAAAATATTCaagagaaattaaaatcaaatatgcACATAACGTCATCTGTCTCTCCAACATTATAACGTCAAGGAGGACAAGATCATTGGGACATTAGAAGAGTTGAatcataatttcataatttaaaatattcaaaaaacCCAGTCAAAGCTTTTGTATATGACACAGAAAGGGCCAGAGGTCTCAATCATAGTAAAAAATCTACCCAGGGAAatacttcaagaaaataatatggcCTGGTCAAGAATGAAATGTTGCGAATTTGGCATACCTGTTCACACTTCCCCAGCGTCTCCTTGTCACCAGTGTAATTCTAAACAACAGAAATCACAACCAagcaaatatataattaatgagAAGATGGCGATACTTAAAAGCAAATACAAAAGCGAAAATCTCTTAAATGTGTACAAGGACTAAAGAATAACCAACAAatagtaaaaacaaattctaaataaaatagaagcTACACCTTGAGAAGTTCCATCTCCTCTTTAGTAGGACaaaatttgattaaattttCCACCTGATCAACATCTAATATTGACTCATCCATTGCTAAAACTGCAGCCTGAAAATATGCATAACAATACATCATTAGCTAAGTAAGAAAAATGTTCAATTATTACATCAGCATtccaaatttggaaattaaaagCCAATAAAGAAGATTCATCAGATATGCAAATTATCTATATTCACAGCatggaaaattaaattcaaggaaaaaagaagaagaaattcaaCTGTGTCAGCTTACCATCATATCAGAGAGCGGCATCTTAACTTTTGTAAGCATAATTTCAGTGTTGTTTGCCCTTCTCAGGTCAATCTAAAATGTGGTACACAGCGAATCACAGTAAGAAAGTAGAGAAGTAATAGCATCTAACATTAtattgcaaaaagaaaaaagaaacttcaTCAAAATAAATCTTAGCTTTTACAAATATAGGTAACAAGCGGCATCGTTGCACACTCAACTAATCAATATTGAGTGCAactatacaaaaaaaaactccagGGGCATGGAGGGATGGACGACAAATAGTTACATCTAACAGAACATATATATAGGTGttgaaaatatatgaaaagtcaTGTTACAGTTTCCTGCCCATACTATTTCAATGATTTTTTTGTCTGAAACATTAAAAGGAAGGCGGCCACAATGGATAGCCAGGAGAAAAACTTTATATTAGCACATACAAAATACTTTTCCATGTATTCATCATTGCAagtaacattttcttttgttatagGAAAAAAACTTTGTACACTTTATTATTCAAATTAAGACAGGCAATAAAGTCAGGTAAAGAAGAATCGAATCTCATAACAACCACAAAAAGGAACAATCAAAAGAATCACCTTTCACTAGTATAACTTTTAGAAGATGCGATGATTTTACAGCAAAATAaccaattatataaaattaccAGGTGGACTTTTTCAGTTTTGGAACCAGTAGACTTGCGGCGCCCACCAGATTTACCTCCTGAATCAGCAGGTTTTGGAACTGTAGCAGAGAAAAGGCTCTCTATCTCTGACACGTCAAATTCTGGTGCACTAGAGTAAAGAGCAGCACATTAGTGATCAGGAATGAATGTGTGAGTGTTGAACATGTATGATCCTTCAAAGCAACaacataaatttatttttatagaaaacaTCCTACTAATGCAATGATaagtagaaaataaaatggattACGTTTGAGTCTCTCCATGTCTTTGCAGTTCTTCCCACAGGCTTCCTTGCAACGCCCTTGTCACCTTGCTCCAATGTAGTGGTTTCAAGGAGGACCTTCGAGGCGCTGTGGCAGCAGCCCCAATCCCACGTCCGCGCCCTCTCCCAGGAGGCCCAAGACCACGACCTCCTGGAGGTGGTGGAGCACCACCTGGAGGACCAGGTGGAGCAGGAGGCCCAGGACCACGACCCCCTGGAGGTGGTGGCGGAGGTGGTGCTCCAGGCAGTGGAGGAGGGCGACCTCCACcaggaggtggaggaggaggaggtgcaCCATGCCCTgaaggtggtggaggtggtccCCCATGCATTGGAGGGGGCGGTGGAGGTGGGGCTCCACGCATTGGAGGGGGTGGTGGAGGTGGGGCTCCATGcattggaggtggtggtggtggtggaggtggtccATGTACTGAAAATGGTGGTGggggtggtggaggtggagttCCATGTaaaggaggtggtggtggaggggGTGGTGCTCCTTGcattggaggtggtggtggtggtggagctCCATATAAAGGAGGTGGGGGCGGCGGAGGTGGAGTAGATGATACTCTAGCCATAGGAGGCGGcggtggaggaggaggtggagtAACACGAGCATGTGGCAGCGGCGGcgatggtggtgatggtggggTAGGTACTTCAACTCCAAGATGTTTCACTGCACTTACAACATAAGGAGGtggagggggagggggaggtGGTGAATTTTGAGAAGTTGCCACCATAACACGGGCAGCTGAAGAGTACCCAACCTTCCAAGAGATGAAGAAGGCTGTGAAGGCAATATGGTGCCACTTTTCTGCCCACCAGATTGCACGGGAGGGGGAGGTGGAGGTGCAGGGGGAAAAGCTATACCAGTATTCTGCCTGCTAGATAACGGAGCAGATaaaggtggaggtggaggtggaggtggaggtggaggtggaggtggaggtggggGAGGAGATAGAAAAGAGGACGAGGGTGAAGGGGCCTTCAAggagacaaaatttgtacttaGAAGAGGTggcggtggaggtggtggtggaggaggaggaggaggtggaggagttGCTATTGCAGCTACCTGTGACAACGAGATAGCTGGTGACAAAGACTTAGGAGGGTGAGTGTACAATGAAGAGATGTGAGACATAGGcggaggaggtggaggaggtggaggCGGAGGTGGAGGGGGCACTACTTGTTGTAGGCCAATATGTGCTGTTATAATAGAGGAAGACTCTGTCTCTTGAATTGGTGGTA
This genomic interval carries:
- the LOC18776907 gene encoding LOW QUALITY PROTEIN: formin-like protein 20 (The sequence of the model RefSeq protein was modified relative to this genomic sequence to represent the inferred CDS: inserted 1 base in 1 codon); its protein translation is MALFRRLFYRKPPDRLLEISERVYVFDCCFSTDVLEEDEYKVYLGGIVAQLQDYFPDASFMVFNFREGERRSQISDVLSQYDMTVMDYPRQYEGCPLLPLEMIHHFLRSSESWLSLEGQQNVLLMHCERGGWPVLAFMLAGLLLYRKQYNGEQKTLEMVYKQAPRELLHLLSPLNPQPSQLRYLQYISRRNLGSDWPPSDTPLLLDCLILRNLPLFDDGKGCRPFIRVYGQDPSTPANRTSKLLFSTLKNEKNTHLYVQAECVLVKIDIRCRVRGDVVLECIHLDEDLVREEMMLRVMFHTTFVRSNILMLGRDDIDILWDAKDQFSKDFRAEVLFLDADAVVPNLTTVVASEDGNETGSASPEEFFEVEEIFSNVMDAQEVKVDFHRSMTHNNTLKDIDQKEVWKEDLDPHAFLDCTSDDGKHKKDRKADSNIDAVKDIAVDDVKYKLDEVDSNLDAVKDIAVDDGDMKSNSILIAADVQNQTGTKEVVEEVCRKLEEMEDIINEEDSAIQKRFETKISQQKVSAEVSRQKAEKLQPPASRKQPSLNTKVAAETTVAKQKTKQLETQGPSAKVAKPNAVSRWIPPNKGSYTNSMHVSYPPSRYNSAPAAFASTASSKDTNANAKLKASSGTVVLKDVENEPKHGKVDALKPSKSAPETLTETLTETLTSCLPSTLPPIQETESSSIITAHIGLQQVVPPPPPPPPPPPPPPMSHISSLYTHPPKSLSPAISLSQVAAIATPPPPPPPPPPPPPPPLLSTNFVSLKAPSPSSSFLSPPPPPPPPPPPPPPPPPPLSAPLSSRQNTGIAFPPAPPPPPPVQSGGQKSGTILPSQPSSSXWKVGYSSAARVMVATSQNSPPPPPPPPPYVVSAVKHLGVEVPTPPSPPSPPLPHARVTPPPPPPPPPMARVSSTPPPPPPPPLYGAPPPPPPPMQGAPPPPPPPPLHGTPPPPPPPPFSVHGPPPPPPPPPMHGAPPPPPPPMRGAPPPPPPPMHGGPPPPPSGHGAPPPPPPPGGGRPPPLPGAPPPPPPPGGRGPGPPAPPGPPGGAPPPPGGRGLGPPGRGRGRGIGAAATAPRRSSLKPLHWSKVTRALQGSLWEELQRHGETQTAPEFDVSEIESLFSATVPKPADSGGKSGGRRKSTGSKTEKVHLIDLRRANNTEIMLTKVKMPLSDMMAAVLAMDESILDVDQVENLIKFCPTKEEMELLKNYTGDKETLGKCEQYFLELMKVPRVESKLRVFSFKIQFGSQVSEFKKSLNTVNSACEEVRNSGKLKEIMKSILFLGNTLNQGTARGSAVGFKLDSLPKLYDTRSINSKMTLMHYLCKTLASKSPGLLDFHRDLVSLEPATKIQLKSLAEEMQAIIKGLEKVKQELGASENDGPVSEVFHKTLKEFTTVAETEVTSVTNLYSVVGRNADALALYFGEDPARCPFEQVTATLSNFVKLFRKAHEENGKQAEMEKKKADKEAEMEKAKGINLTKKATK